The region TTGCTGCACCCGGAAAACCCGGATTATATATAGTACTTTCGTTCGTTTTGTTCCATTTCTGTACGACAAATTTTGCAACTGGGATAAATCCGTAACTTTATTTATAGTCACAGATAAAAGTCCCATCATTAGTATTATAATTGTTTCTGAATAGCTTGACAAATTTCCGCTGTTCAGGTATGAATCAGAAAAAATAAAGCTCCAAAAAATTGGAGCAAGACAATCTATATTTTTCAGGTGGTTACGATAATTCTTTCTCTTTTGCCAAAAGCTCTTCAAGAAATCCTTGCAGCTCATGTTTTATTTCATCATTTTCAACAGCCATTTCAATGGTTGTCTTAATAAAGCCAAGTTTTTCCCCGACATCAAACCGTCTGCCTTCAAAATCATATGCGTACACATTCTGGAGCTCATTCAGCTTGTGAATCGCGTCGGTCAATTGAATTTCTCCACCCGCACCGGTCTCCTGCTTGTCCAGGAAGGTGAAAATTTCCGGATTGAGAATGTATCTTCCCATAATGGCAAGGTTGGATGGTGCGGTACCTTTTTCAGGCTTCTCCACAAAGTTGTTTACCTGGTAGCGGCGGCCTTCAATCGTTGACGGATCAATAATCCCATAGCGGTGTGTCTGATCGTGATCGACTTTCTGAACACCGATAACCGATGATCCTGTTTCATCATATTGTTCCATCAGCTGCTGCAGACAAGGCTTTTCCGATTGCACGATATCATCCCCGAGCAACACAGCAAATGGCTCATCGCCAATAAATTTGCGCGCGCTCCATACCGCATGTCCCAATCCTTTAGGTTCTTTTTGACGGATATAGTGAATTTCGACATTGGCCGTTTTCTGTACCTTTTCAAGCATTTCAAACTTGCCTTTTTTCATCAGGTTGTCTTCCAATTCGAAATTAATATCAAAATGATCCTCAATAGCACGCTTACCTTTACCCGTTACGATGATAATATCCTCGATGCCGGATTCAATTGCTTCTTCTACAATATATTGAATTGTTGGTTTGTCCACGATCGGCAGCATTTCCTTAGGCATCGCCTTTGTTGCCGGAAGAAATCTTGTCCCAAGTCCCGCTGCAGGAATAATAGCCTTTTTCACCTTACTCATAGTGGATCCCTCCTGAAATTATCGTTAATTATATTTAGTAGTTGTATATTTTATATGAACAATGAGATTGGGATATATCTAGGAACGTGGTGACATCGCTCAGGTCGACCGGTATTCGCACGTTTTTGTGGTAACTTCGCACGTTTCAGTCAGAGTTCGCACGTTTTAGCGATGACTTCGCATGTTTCAGCCAGAGTTCGCACGTTCCAGCCAGAGTTCGCACGTTTTAGCGATGACTTCGCACGTTTCGACCGGAGTTCGCACGCTTTAGCGATGACTTCGCACGTTTGCCACCCCGCTGCCAGAAGATGGGCTATACCCTACCCTAGCGGAGGAAATATACGGAGACTCCTGCGGGAGCATAGGCCTAGGTGAGACTCCGTAGCGCGATAGCGCGGAGGAGGCTCATCAGCCGCCCGCGGAAAGCGGAGTATATTTCCGCAGCGGGGTTTATATACCCGCTGTAATACTTTAGTCCCAATCTCAATGTTATTGTAAACTGACTGTATCACAAAACTCAACAGATTATACCATCACTCGCCGTTGTTTATCAGGCCCCCCTTAATCGTCAGCAGCACGATTTTCAAATCAAGCAAAAAGCTCCAGTTTTCAATATAGTAAATATCGTGATTGATACGGTCGCGAATCGATGTATCGCCGCGCAGCCCATTCACCTGCGCCCAGCCGGTAATCCCCGGCCGGACCTGGTGCTTGACCATGTATTTCGGTATTTCCTCCTTAAACTTCTCCACGAAATATGGCCGCTCTGCCCGGGGCCCGATGACACTCATATTGCCGATCAGCACGTTATAGAACTGCGGCAGCTCATCAAGGCTTGTTTTTCGTAAAAAATCCCCGAATTTTGTCTTCGCATCCGTATCTTTCGGTGTCCACGTTGTTTCCGAATCGACTTCCTTCACTTTCATCGACCTGAACTTATACATGATAAACGGCTGACCGTCTTGTCCGGTGCGCTCCTGCTTAAAAATAACCGGCCCTCGTGATGTCATCTTAATTCCAGTGGCAATGATCAGCATAACCGGCATTGTGATGATTAACGCAAACAGGGAGAAGATCATATCAAACGCCCGTTTGGAAATGACGTTTTTCACCTCATGCAGCGGTACATCACGAACGTTTATAATCGGGATTCCCTCAATACTGTCGATATACGGCTTGGCCGGCAGAAAGTTATAATAATCCGGAATAATGGTGGTGCGCACCCCTTTTTTCTCACAAACCGAAATGATGTACCTCAGATTGTCATGCCGTATTTGCGGCAGCGCAATCACAACCTCATCGACAATTTTTTCTTCCAGTACCCTGTCAAGGTCATGAATTTTTCCAATCACTTTTTCCTTGTCTCCGGGAGCCGGCTGATCGATTAAATAGCCGATAATTTCCACACCATATTCCGGGTGCTCCCGTAGTTTTTGACAATATGCCTTCCCTTGCATCCCATCGCCCAGAACCAGTGCAAACTGTTTGTTGTACCCTTTATTCCGCATCCGGTTCATCGTTACTTTTACGATCAGCCGGTATGTCAGGGTGAATCCGAGGGCGAACAGGAAAAACAGGAACAGGTAAATCCGTGAAAAGTCGACTGTTTTAAATAAAAACAAAATACTCAGGAAGAAAAATGCACTCAGCACATGCAGCTGGATCACTTTGGCCACTTCAAACAGGAATCGCTTTTTCCGCTTGGGAACGTATAACGAAAACATCATCCCCATCAAAATAAAAACGATACTGTACATAGAACTCCAGAAGGCATATACCGAGAATGGCAGAAACCCGGCGTCACCGCTGTAAATGATGACAAAGCGAATGAACCAGGCTGTCAGAAATGCCAGGTGGATGACCAGAAAATCCACGATCATGTATAAATTTGCCAGGAATTTTTCTCTTCCTCTAATCATTTTCTTTGCTCCCGATTATATTTAGTGTTCCGGCGTCAGCTGTCCAATTCTTTTTTCACTGTCTGCAATGCTGCTCCGATAACCTGATGCATATCATAGTATTTATAGGTTCCAAGGCGTCCGCCGAAAATGACATTCTCCTGCTGATCAGCGAGTCCCTTATATTTTTTGTACAGATCATTGTTCCGTTCGTCATTGACCGGATAGTACGGTTCATCACCATGCTGCCATTCTTTTGGATACTCTTTTGTCACAACGGTTTTATCCTGTTTGCCGAACTCGAAATGTTTATGCTCGATCATTCGGGTGTACGGTGTTTCGCGGTCCGTATAATTGACAACGGCGTTGCCCTGATAGTTCGGCAAATCGTGAATTTCATGTTCAAAGTCCAGACTGCGGTATTCGAGCACACCATGTTCATAATTGAAATACTGATCAATCATGCCGGTGAAGACGACCTTGTCCGCCTTCTTTATGAGTTCTTCACGGTTTGCAAAGAAATCCGTATTCAGCTGTACTTCGGTGTTTCCCAGCATTTTTTCAATAATTTTATTGTAGCCGCCGATCGGGATTCCCTGATAGCGGTCATTGAAGTAGTTGTTGTCATACGTAAACCGTACCGGAAGCCGCTTAATAATGAACGCCGGCAAATCGGTGCAAGACCGGCCCCATTGTTTTTCAGTATAGCCTTTGATCAGCTTCTCATAGATATCGCTGCCAACCAGTGAAATCGCCTGTTCTTCCAGGTTTTTCGGCTTATCGATGCCGGCAGTCTGCTTCTGTTCTTCAATTTTTGCTGCCGCTTCATCCGGTGTGACAACACCCCACAGTTTGTTGAACGTGTTCATGTTGAACGGCATGTTGTATATTTCACCCTGGTAGTTAGCAATTGGTGAATTGGTGTACCGGTTGAATTCCACAAACTGATTCACATATTCCCAGATTTCCTTATTGTTCGTATGGAAAATATGGGCGCCGTATTTATGGACGTTGACCCCTTCGACATCTTCACAATAGACATTTCCGCCCTGATGATCGCGCTTATCGATGACAAGGCACTTTTTCCCCCGTTTATGTGCCTCATAGGCGAATGTGGAACCAAACAGTCCGGATCCGACAATTAAATAGTCATACATGGTTAAGCAGCCTCCCCTTTTTTCCGTTTTCGTAAATTGGACAAATAGGCTAGTATAAATTTTGCCAGGATTGATGCGTATACTGCGATATTCACCGGTTTCGAATACTTGTTCAGCATGTGTTTTTTGTAAAAAATAACCATGGCCCGGTGGAATTCGTACAATACTTTGTTCGACTTCTGCTTGTCGCTGGCACCTTTCAGATGGATAATCGTTGTTTGCGGATTATAGGTAATCTTCCATCCGGCCTCTTTTATCCGGTAGCACCAGTCAATATCCTCTCCATACATGAAGAACGTTTCATCGAGCAGGCCAACCTGATCAATGGTTTCCTTACGCACCATCATAAACGCGCCAACCAGGCAGTCGACAGGTGCTTCCTCAAATTCATCTATATAACCCATATGGTAATGGTTTATTTTTCTGCTGTTCGGAAAAATTTTGCTCAATCCGGTCATATAAAAGAATGACGCTGATGGTGTTGGAAAGCCCCGCTTGCATGCTTTATCAAGCTGTCCGTCGCTTAGAACGACCCTGCAGCCGGATGCGCCAATGTCAGGACGCTGATCCATGTAGGCCGTCATCACATCCAGCGTATCTTCCCGGATGAGTGTATCGGAATTCAGCAGCAGGATATATCGTCCCTCTGCTTCCCGGATGCCCTGGTTGTTCGCCTTGGCAAAGCCGAGATTTCGATCATTCGGGATAATCTTTACTTCATCAAACGTTTGATCGAGATATGGAACGGACCCGTCTGATGATGCATTGTCGACCAGAATGATTTCATACGAATAACTGGTCGCTGACTTCCGGATCGAATGAATCGCATCCGCCGTAATGAGTTTCGTATTGTAATTGACGAGAATGATACTGATATCCTTCATGTGCTACCAAATCCCTTTAAAGTATGTTCGGATTTTTTCAGCGGAAACCGACCTTCTTTTCTGGATATGACGCCGGGCAGTCCGCATCTGCTTCAGATTGCTGCCGAAATCCCGCCACATGGCAAGGGTTTTCGGCTCTTTTAAGATTATGTAAATGTTCTGTGACAACTCAAAGACAAGGAGCCAGGGCAAATACCGGATAAACGTCGACCGCGGACAGTTTTTGACCATGAAATAGTACCGATTGATATATGAGTGCTTGCGTATTTTAAGCGAGATATCCGCCCGGCTCTTACTGACCGCCCATCCTCGTTCATGTGTTGCGGTCGCATCCGGCACGAAAACTGCTTTCCATCCCGTAATGTTCGCCCGCCAGCTCACATCGATATCTTCTTTGTACGCGAAAAAATGGTCATCATAAAATTCATTGCCGATGCTGACCGCGTCCATCATTTCTTTGCGGTAAACCGCCGCCGCACCGGACACGCCAAAAATCGATGTGCTGCTGTCATACTGCCCGGCATCCGATTCACCGGAGCCCCGGTCATACGCTCGGAAGTTCTTTTTGATGTTGATCCCGGTCGTATCAAGTATTTTGGCTTCGCTGTCCCTGTACAGTTTCCCGGTTGCCATCCCGATGGACAGGTCCTGCTCCATTTCTGCGACAATTGCTTTGATGTAGTCCGGATGCAGTGTGACATCCGGGTTCAGCACCAGCACATAATCAACATCAGGGTTCATGCGGATAGCAAGGTTGTGCCCGCCGGTAAACCCGGTATTGGCTTTGTTTTCGACTAAGGCCACCTTACCACCGAATGATTTGACCACCTGGCATGTCTGATCGTGTGAATCATTGTCCACCACCATGATGGAGTGAACCGGATAAGACTGCTCCAACACCGCCTCCAAACACGCCCTGATATCATCTTCACTATTAAATGTAACAATATGAACAGCAACTTTTTTCATTGGTAACAACCTTTACCGGGGTTTAGATTTTGTTTATATTTAAGTGTTGCAAATTTCTTAGAAGTAGGCTGTGACAAAACTAAACCTCCCAATTTGTGCAGACAAGTAGCTCACTACCCCAGCGTAGGAAATATACGGAGACTCCTGCGGGAGCAGAGGCCTAGGTGAGACTCGAAGTGCGCCAGCACGAAGAGGCTCATCAGCCGCCCGCGGAAAGCGGAGTATATTTCCGAAGCGAGTTAGACGCACCCGCCAAGTCTCTACTTCTTCTTCTGAACTTCACTACAAAGATAATCTATCAACTCGAGAAGGTCGGTCTGATCCAGTTTGACATCCTCGTTGTTATAAGCATTCTCATCCAGCTCGGCAAAAAACTCTCGGTCACTATTCCAGTACTTCCCTTTGATATAGTCATGATCTTCCGCGAAGTGTTCCAAAACCTGCCGGCGCTGGTCATAATTGAGGATATCCTTGCCCTTCCCCTTGTTCAGCATGTCATCCGGCAGTGATTCAATCACCTTGTGCCTGGCCGTCTGGTCATAATTCCGTTTTTCGTTATTATCCAGCCTCGCCCGCATTCTCCTTAACAGTTCATACCGCTGAAAACTTAACGATTCATTCACAGTGGACGTGTCCTTGTACTCCTCCGTACGCTCGATGCCCACCACATGCAACAGATCATCAACGATATTGCCGTTTTCAAACACTTCCGGGTTGAACGGGCGGACAATCATATTTTGAACACCGAAGACAAGCGCCCATTTATCAAGCCTCGGACCATACGGGTGCAGCCTTTTTATAATCTGCGGCACATTGATTCGTGCCGGTGCATGCGGACTGGCAACCCGTTCATTATGTTCGGCCATGGAAATGAAATAATCATCATACCTGCGCAGATAAATAACGATTTTCACATCATAGTCAGCGAAGGCATCTTTTAACAATTTCAACTCATCGACTGTCTTATAAACATCAAAGAACGTCTCTGATGAAATCAGTATCTTGTCACAGTCGGTTTTTTCCATCCGGTTCAGCAGTTTCTCCGTTGGTTCTTTTGATGAATGTATCTCCTTCTTGTTCAGCCAGCCGCATACTTTTCCAACCGCGGAGAACGAGATGTCGTGCTGTGCTGTCATCTTGGGGAAAGTAGGGCTTGCCGGGTACAGAAGTCCTCTTTCCTTCAGGTAGTCCTTGTTTTGGTAAAACGACTCCTGAATCGATGATGTTGCCGTTTTTGCACTTCCAATATGGATGTACAGTGTTTTTTTCATCGGTTACACTCCTGGTATTACAAATTAGTTGCGATCCATCTTCCAGTAGATTTGTGTGAGCATGTTCAAAAATTCCTCATCGGAAAGCTCGAAGTCCTGTTTATTACGAGTATTGACATTGTTCAGTTCTTCAAACAACCGGCCATCGTTCCGGCCCAAATATTCTTCGGCTACTTTGCGGTTGGACTCGTCATAAATGCCGACATAGTCTTCGGTCAGTAATTCCTTCACACTCGGCCCTGGATATTCGATTTCTTCCAGCGCCCGGACAATGGCATGCCAGCGGGGATTGATTGTATTGCCGGTAATCCTTGGCACATATTTATTCATCCGCCGCAAAAATTCCAGCTTCGGTAAATTTAGCGATGTGTTATATTTTTTCTTCGGTTTTTTGACACGTTTAATGGAAAAATTGCTCATGAAATCAGCAAATACATCATTTCCTTCATACACATTGACATCGATATTTTCCTTCCCGAAGACAGTTGACCACTTTTCCAGCATCTGATAGTAGTCATACCGGTTCACTTCCTGTGAATATTGCTCCGGGGACATCAGCTTCTGCTCGGAACCGGTGGATATGCCGGTTGAATAGCCGCTGATCAGCAGTTCTTCCTGTCTCCTGAAGTAGACAATGATCTTGACTTCCTCAAAAAAGCGATCCAAAAACTCCTTCAGGCGGCGTATTTCTTTTTCCTGAATCAGCCGTGACGAACAATGCTCATTGGACATGACCACTGTTGATGCATTCGTCCCGTCTAATTCCTCCTGAAAATGATCCAGCACCTTCTGACGGTAATTCGCCAGCTGTTTCGGCTGGTTGATTCCTTCCAGCTTTCTGAGATTATTCATTTTCCGGTCATTCATCGCGTAGCATGCCAGCTTGACATGATTACAGATACCGAGCTTGCCGCTTAAACTTTCAGGGACGAAATATCCTTTTTTATACAGTTTCTCTTTATTCAGCCTTAACCCATTTTGAATGGTGGTCGTTCCCGTTTTTTCCGTACCGATGTGCAGAATCGCTTTCACTGATACTCCCCCTGACTATCCTCTCGTTTTCACCTTATGGTAGACACGGTGTACAACGGTGTTCCGCAGTTTGTTCTTGGCTGTCCGTTTTACGGCATTCAGCATTCGCTTTGATGTCAGGGTTTCTTCAAGCGCATCGACCATCGACCGTTCCTGCTTTTTCATGCTTAACATGACACGCTCGTAATATGGCGTTTTCCTGAGATAACGCCAGTAATAATAATCGAACGGGACACCAACATGCTTCCATGGTTTGTTATGTGATGCGGCAAAGTGAATGATTTTCGGGTTTTGTTTCGCCTGCTGGACCTTTTTCATGCTTGTCCACGGAATATTAGCAAACTCCTGGTCTGAGCTGTTGAAGACATTGTATTCCGACGGCAGCAGCATGAAATTTTTCCGGAAATATTTATTCAAAATATCCTGATCCTGGAAGTAGTATTTTTTCCCTTCCGTCTCTTCCATCAATTCACTACCGACCATTTCCGGATTCATGTTTTCAAAGTTAATCAGCATCAGCCCTGCATTGAAGTATTTTGCGATATCATCTTTATCCATCTGCAGGCTCGTCTTTAAATACGTATACAAATCCGGATAACCGTCCGGCAGATTCACCTTAATATTCAAACATCTTGTCATAATATAGTCCGGCACGGCAGCGAGCGGATACTCACCCATGTCCGTATGGAATAAGTCGACAAGGTCGTCCAATACAACCATATCTGAATCCAAATATAATATCCGCTTCAAATCCTTCAGCAGATAGAAAATAACGAAGCGATTGTACGTTGCCGACGACGGTAATGTTTGGTTGCTTCGGAATCCTGTATCAAAGAAATTATCCACCGGAATGACATGCATCTGTATATTTTTATTGCCGCCGGTTAAAATCTGCCGTACATTGTTCAGGCTGTTCACATCAATGTTGGATGACAGGATGAAAATGTTATAGCGATGATCCGGACTGGCATTCTCCTCAATCGAAGCAAACAGTGCGCTCAAGTGCGGCACATAATTTTTGTCCGAACTGACGACAATATTGATATCATCATCTTTTACATCACTTAAGTCGATGTCTGGAAAAGGCAGCGTTACGGCCCCGGCCAGATTTAACACTTTCAGGTGCTTCACGTTCGTTTCCGGATGATCCTGCAAATATTTTTCCATAAATACACCAAGCAGCCGCTCGGTCAGAAATCCGAATATCCGTGCCTGATATACGTTGTAATAGCGGATATCGATCCGGTCTTCCAGTTCGAACAAAACGTCAAATACCCATTCCGCATATTGTTCAAAGATGTGCTGTTTAGCGACAAACATATTGAACAGGTAAAACGATTCCCGCTTCATACACGTATCAAAAGCATCGATGTATGACGGATGCTTTTCGTTGATGATTTGGCGTAAAATATCTAAATCTTCCGAGTGATGGACATCCTTGTAATTGGATTCAACCGAAAACGGCATCGTATGCGGTTCAGGCAGGATAATATCATATTCGTCCATCAGGGCCTCAATCTTTTCAGAAGTCTCTTCACCGTATTTTTCAAAATCAAACACCTGCCCATCCAAAAACACCTCGGTTTGCGGATGGTCGTTGTATTTGTCGGCAAAGTCAAAAAAACGTCTGTAATGCATCAACCCGGTGCTATCGGCATGCTGACCATTTTTCCAAATCCAGTACAGTGCCGTCATTTCACAATAGTTGTCGTTCTTTGCGGAAATATTGTCGCCGGTATCGTCACCTGTAATGCCAAGGTCTTTATTCCCTTTTCCCTTGCCGACATGAATTGGTGTAATTTCATCAGTCTGCAGGAAATATCCTTCTTTATGATGTGCGACATAAACATTCGTGCTCATACCCTCACTCCTTGAAGCTTTTTTCTTATGCGTTGTCCACGGATGCCTTGTATTTGTCGACGACCGTTTTAGCATCGCCGAACTCCTTCACCTTGCCTTTTTCCAGCCAAATGACCTTACTCATCATATTTTGAATCTGATTTAAATTATGGGAAACCATGATGACGGTTTTGCCGCTTGCCATAAGCTCCCGCATCGTTTGAAAACTTTTTTTCTTGAACTTCTGATCCCCGACTGACAGCACTTCATCAACTATCAAAATATCGGGATCAATCTGTGTTGCGATGGAAAAACCCAGCTTCGCCCGCATGCCTGTTGAATAATTTTTAACAGGAACATCGATGAAATCGCCAAGTTCCGAGTAATCAACAATTTCCTGATAACGCGCTTCCAGGAATTCTTTTGACTTGCCCAGCAATGCGCCATTCAGGTAAATGTTCTCGGCACCGGTAAAATCCGGATCGAAACCTGCACCGAGTTCGAGCAGCGGGGCAATATTGCCGTTTACTTTAACCTTGCCCTCTGACGGCCGGATTACTCCCGACACGATTTTCAACAAAGTACTTTTGCCGGCGCCATTATGGCCGATCACCCCGACCCTGTCGCCATCTTCAATCGTGAAACTCACATCATTCAAAGCGGTGAATTGATTGTACTTCATCTTTCCTTTAAATTTTCTTACCATATATTCTTTCACACTCTCGACTTTTTCAGTAGAAAGCATATATCGCATCGTTACATTTTGTGCCACAATACTATTTTCCATTATTTTTCCACCTATACGTGCAGAATAAATTTATCCTGATGTTTCTGAAACACATACATGCCAAGGATTGTTGCCCCAACTCCAAGGACGATGCACATCACAATATTGGTCCAGTCGGGAGGCAAGCCGTAATAGACCACCTGCCTGAATCCTTCAATATAATAATAGACCGGGTTAAACAAGAGTAAAAACCGGTATTCTTCCGGAATAATTTCGACCGGATAGAAGATGACGGATGCATAGCTGAGCGCCGTCATCGCCACCGCATGCAGGTGTTCAATATCCCGGAAAAAGACCATGATCGTTGCCAGAATCAAGCTGGCACCAAAGCACATGAAATAAAGAAAGATCAGAAATATCGGTGCGTACAGCACATACCAGGTGATGCCATGCGTCGTGACAATCATGACCGATATCAGGACTGTCAGGGATATAAGGAAAAAGACAAAATTCGAATTGACTTT is a window of Virgibacillus ihumii DNA encoding:
- the galU gene encoding UTP--glucose-1-phosphate uridylyltransferase GalU, encoding MSKVKKAIIPAAGLGTRFLPATKAMPKEMLPIVDKPTIQYIVEEAIESGIEDIIIVTGKGKRAIEDHFDINFELEDNLMKKGKFEMLEKVQKTANVEIHYIRQKEPKGLGHAVWSARKFIGDEPFAVLLGDDIVQSEKPCLQQLMEQYDETGSSVIGVQKVDHDQTHRYGIIDPSTIEGRRYQVNNFVEKPEKGTAPSNLAIMGRYILNPEIFTFLDKQETGAGGEIQLTDAIHKLNELQNVYAYDFEGRRFDVGEKLGFIKTTIEMAVENDEIKHELQGFLEELLAKEKELS
- a CDS encoding undecaprenyl-phosphate glucose phosphotransferase, producing MIRGREKFLANLYMIVDFLVIHLAFLTAWFIRFVIIYSGDAGFLPFSVYAFWSSMYSIVFILMGMMFSLYVPKRKKRFLFEVAKVIQLHVLSAFFFLSILFLFKTVDFSRIYLFLFFLFALGFTLTYRLIVKVTMNRMRNKGYNKQFALVLGDGMQGKAYCQKLREHPEYGVEIIGYLIDQPAPGDKEKVIGKIHDLDRVLEEKIVDEVVIALPQIRHDNLRYIISVCEKKGVRTTIIPDYYNFLPAKPYIDSIEGIPIINVRDVPLHEVKNVISKRAFDMIFSLFALIITMPVMLIIATGIKMTSRGPVIFKQERTGQDGQPFIMYKFRSMKVKEVDSETTWTPKDTDAKTKFGDFLRKTSLDELPQFYNVLIGNMSVIGPRAERPYFVEKFKEEIPKYMVKHQVRPGITGWAQVNGLRGDTSIRDRINHDIYYIENWSFLLDLKIVLLTIKGGLINNGE
- the glf gene encoding UDP-galactopyranose mutase; its protein translation is MYDYLIVGSGLFGSTFAYEAHKRGKKCLVIDKRDHQGGNVYCEDVEGVNVHKYGAHIFHTNNKEIWEYVNQFVEFNRYTNSPIANYQGEIYNMPFNMNTFNKLWGVVTPDEAAAKIEEQKQTAGIDKPKNLEEQAISLVGSDIYEKLIKGYTEKQWGRSCTDLPAFIIKRLPVRFTYDNNYFNDRYQGIPIGGYNKIIEKMLGNTEVQLNTDFFANREELIKKADKVVFTGMIDQYFNYEHGVLEYRSLDFEHEIHDLPNYQGNAVVNYTDRETPYTRMIEHKHFEFGKQDKTVVTKEYPKEWQHGDEPYYPVNDERNNDLYKKYKGLADQQENVIFGGRLGTYKYYDMHQVIGAALQTVKKELDS
- a CDS encoding glycosyltransferase family 2 protein, giving the protein MKDISIILVNYNTKLITADAIHSIRKSATSYSYEIILVDNASSDGSVPYLDQTFDEVKIIPNDRNLGFAKANNQGIREAEGRYILLLNSDTLIREDTLDVMTAYMDQRPDIGASGCRVVLSDGQLDKACKRGFPTPSASFFYMTGLSKIFPNSRKINHYHMGYIDEFEEAPVDCLVGAFMMVRKETIDQVGLLDETFFMYGEDIDWCYRIKEAGWKITYNPQTTIIHLKGASDKQKSNKVLYEFHRAMVIFYKKHMLNKYSKPVNIAVYASILAKFILAYLSNLRKRKKGEAA
- a CDS encoding glycosyltransferase family 2 protein codes for the protein MKKVAVHIVTFNSEDDIRACLEAVLEQSYPVHSIMVVDNDSHDQTCQVVKSFGGKVALVENKANTGFTGGHNLAIRMNPDVDYVLVLNPDVTLHPDYIKAIVAEMEQDLSIGMATGKLYRDSEAKILDTTGINIKKNFRAYDRGSGESDAGQYDSSTSIFGVSGAAAVYRKEMMDAVSIGNEFYDDHFFAYKEDIDVSWRANITGWKAVFVPDATATHERGWAVSKSRADISLKIRKHSYINRYYFMVKNCPRSTFIRYLPWLLVFELSQNIYIILKEPKTLAMWRDFGSNLKQMRTARRHIQKRRSVSAEKIRTYFKGIW
- a CDS encoding DUF4422 domain-containing protein — its product is MSTNVYVAHHKEGYFLQTDEITPIHVGKGKGNKDLGITGDDTGDNISAKNDNYCEMTALYWIWKNGQHADSTGLMHYRRFFDFADKYNDHPQTEVFLDGQVFDFEKYGEETSEKIEALMDEYDIILPEPHTMPFSVESNYKDVHHSEDLDILRQIINEKHPSYIDAFDTCMKRESFYLFNMFVAKQHIFEQYAEWVFDVLFELEDRIDIRYYNVYQARIFGFLTERLLGVFMEKYLQDHPETNVKHLKVLNLAGAVTLPFPDIDLSDVKDDDINIVVSSDKNYVPHLSALFASIEENASPDHRYNIFILSSNIDVNSLNNVRQILTGGNKNIQMHVIPVDNFFDTGFRSNQTLPSSATYNRFVIFYLLKDLKRILYLDSDMVVLDDLVDLFHTDMGEYPLAAVPDYIMTRCLNIKVNLPDGYPDLYTYLKTSLQMDKDDIAKYFNAGLMLINFENMNPEMVGSELMEETEGKKYYFQDQDILNKYFRKNFMLLPSEYNVFNSSDQEFANIPWTSMKKVQQAKQNPKIIHFAASHNKPWKHVGVPFDYYYWRYLRKTPYYERVMLSMKKQERSMVDALEETLTSKRMLNAVKRTAKNKLRNTVVHRVYHKVKTRG
- a CDS encoding ABC transporter ATP-binding protein, producing the protein MENSIVAQNVTMRYMLSTEKVESVKEYMVRKFKGKMKYNQFTALNDVSFTIEDGDRVGVIGHNGAGKSTLLKIVSGVIRPSEGKVKVNGNIAPLLELGAGFDPDFTGAENIYLNGALLGKSKEFLEARYQEIVDYSELGDFIDVPVKNYSTGMRAKLGFSIATQIDPDILIVDEVLSVGDQKFKKKSFQTMRELMASGKTVIMVSHNLNQIQNMMSKVIWLEKGKVKEFGDAKTVVDKYKASVDNA
- a CDS encoding ABC transporter permease — translated: MTLTSIIRDYIDNIKKYKYLMSILVRKDFKKKYKDSVLGVLWSFLNPLLIMIIMTIIFSNLFGTQIANFPVYLLTAKLLLDFFKSSTNQGMRSMRAHAGLIKKVPMPRYIFTAAKVNSNFVFFLISLTVLISVMIVTTHGITWYVLYAPIFLIFLYFMCFGASLILATIMVFFRDIEHLHAVAMTALSYASVIFYPVEIIPEEYRFLLLFNPVYYYIEGFRQVVYYGLPPDWTNIVMCIVLGVGATILGMYVFQKHQDKFILHV